The Terriglobia bacterium genome contains the following window.
TCCTGCGTGGAATGCCACATCGGACCCGGGGCGGGCTGGTTCGTGCGCTCGAAGCTCTCCGGAGTGCGCCAGGTCTTTGCGGTGACGCTGCACACGTACTCGCGGCCGATTCCGGCGCCGGTGAAGTTCCTGCGGCCGGCACGGGAGACCTGCGAGCAATGCCACTGGCCGCAGCGGTTTACCGGCGACAAATTCCTGGTGAAGACCAAGTACAAGGACGACGAGAAGAACACGGCGCTGACGACGGTGCTGGTGATGAAGATCGGCGGGCGCACCTGGCAGGGCTCGGTGGGGATCCACGGGCGGCACCTGGACGCCGGGTCGCGCATCCGTTACGTCTCCATCGACGCGCAGCGCCAGGTGATTCCGGTGGTGTATTACACGGACGACGCGGGGAAGACCGTGGAGTACGTCTCCAGCGACGTGAAGGTTACGCCGGAACAACTGGCGCAGGGCGAACACCGCACGATGGACTGCGTGGACTGCCACAACCGGCCGACGCATGCGTTCGAGATGCCCGACGGGGCGGTGGATAAGCGCATGGCGGAAGGGCTGATCAGTCCCGAACTGCCGTACATCAAGAAGAAGGCGGTGGAGCTGCTGAAGGCGGAGTATCCGGACCGCGACGCGGCGCGGCAGCGCATCGTCAGCGAGATCAGCGAGTACTACCGGGCGAACTACCCGCAGATCTACCAGGCGCGGCGCACGATCGTGCAGCAGTCCGCGGAGCAAGTGGCGGCGATCTATGAGCGGAATATTTTTCCGACTATGCGCCTGACCTGGGGCACGCACCCGAACAATCTGGGGCATAACGATTTTCCCGGGTGCTTCCGGTGTCACGACGGCAGCCACACCAGCGCCGACGGGAAAACGATCAACAACGATTGTTCGGCGTGCCACAACCTGCTGGCGGTGGAAGAAGAGAACCCGAAGGTGCTGACCGACCTGGGGATGAAGTAGTCGGCGCGGAAAGTCCAATCGTGCTGGAAACGAAGGCGCAGCGGATTCTGCGGTGGGCGGGCGGGGTCGCCCTCGTCCTCGCCGGATTGTTGTTTTACCCGCCTTTCCCGGCGCGCGCCGCAGACTCCGCGCCGGGCGGGGAATGCCTGACCTGCCACGGCGATAAAGGCGCGACCACGAAACGGGCCGGCAAGACGGTCTCGTTGTACGTGGACGCCAGGATGTTTTCCGCCTCGGTGCACGGCAGCCTGGGGTGCACCGGCTGCCACGCCGACCTGGAAGGCAAGGACCTGCCGCACGGTGTGCCGCTGGCGCGGGTGAACTGCGGCACCTGCCATGCCACCGAGCAGGAGCAGCATGCGCGCTCGCTGCACGGCAAAGCAGTAGCCCGCGGCGACCCGCTGGCGCCGCGCTGCAAAGACTGTCACGGCAACCATGACATTCTTCCAGTGAAAGACCGGCAGTCGGCGGTGGCGCCGCTGAAGGTGCCGTTTGTGTGCGGACGGTGCCACCGCGAAGGTACGCCGGTGCAGCGCAACCGTCCTATCCCGCAGCAGAACATCCTGGAAAACTATTCCGAAAGCATTCACGGGGAAGGCCTGCTCAAGAAGGGACTGGTGGTCGCGCCCAACTGCGCCACCTGCCACACGGCGCACTTGATTCTGCCGCACACGGATCCCGACTCTTCCATCGCCCGGCGAAACATTGCGGCGACCTGCACGCGGTGCCACGCGCAGATCGAGGAGGTGCACCGCAAGACGATCAAGGGAGAGCTGTGGGAGAAGGAAGCGCACGTCCTGCCGGCCTGCGTGGACTGCCACCAGCCGCACAA
Protein-coding sequences here:
- a CDS encoding NapC/NirT family cytochrome c; translation: MRLRESIRDWIRLVYFLGQNFISLLGVVLTTSSALTLLAFWFYEVLLTGPVHPYIGILLFLILPGVFVFGLALIPAGIWVRQRGLRGREALPLRYPAVDFSVPSARRAFWLVSVATMLNLLIVGTASYRGVEYMDTTQFCGQTCHTVMMPEFTAYQNSPHSSVSCVECHIGPGAGWFVRSKLSGVRQVFAVTLHTYSRPIPAPVKFLRPARETCEQCHWPQRFTGDKFLVKTKYKDDEKNTALTTVLVMKIGGRTWQGSVGIHGRHLDAGSRIRYVSIDAQRQVIPVVYYTDDAGKTVEYVSSDVKVTPEQLAQGEHRTMDCVDCHNRPTHAFEMPDGAVDKRMAEGLISPELPYIKKKAVELLKAEYPDRDAARQRIVSEISEYYRANYPQIYQARRTIVQQSAEQVAAIYERNIFPTMRLTWGTHPNNLGHNDFPGCFRCHDGSHTSADGKTINNDCSACHNLLAVEEENPKVLTDLGMK